In a genomic window of Erigeron canadensis isolate Cc75 chromosome 5, C_canadensis_v1, whole genome shotgun sequence:
- the LOC122601649 gene encoding uncharacterized protein LOC122601649, with product MSLTDDFEHLRIQLKDIKLATNNFSDKPIGIGGFGKVYKGELSLPNGEKKTVAFKRLDRQYGQGEVEFWKEIMMLSQYKHENLISLVGYSDDDGERILVYEYASGGSLDRYLDKTSLTWTQLLQICHGAARGINHLHDPVDRTQPRVLHRDVKSSNILLDENLTAKISDFGLSKFGPAAHQHYTYLVTGAVGTQGYCDPMYMETGSLSKESDVYSFGVVLFEVMCGRSCYELCSNGEQNILVHKWKECYQENGINDIISNHLKEHTDVNIDRESLDTFASIAYRCLQRNRKERPTMAEVIKELLKALDIQETYGDVDERNTYTELVSIANQATTPQHNVYTRDWEMMIKPAPITGKSRTELALLLSQGIHVLKSEHRIERNKNGEYYELISGYKCQLPGITFLQFFNFNTDVFYGGKGFPCISISSSNQLLACPRFLSLNVTYNMNLFYRYLDDVDKGEHVPLKYKLHEEKEYWTSCVAQRRGKWLISTLYQFNSYQKEHDFKIEVIGRLHPDHVHRKDVHCDSCALFLVGIEFVPVEHTEKDGNLEEDEINFDMKPNLDNNWEEKLPSDYAEIIKLSKDDNMQSKTHKELYYLLRSGFLIHTSIEIWFSVSKSMKKCHMLPAISVLQKRSTPNFFFWMQQFKWKSFPESRFELVAECCKIKEFTIVCELESQLLSPQTTYACYLVYKLPTNPSLVSGLLQTDDKTRGESNRKLQIVDLLTPTHIPFIRRRVNEPHDIPKRTCRIKGHPKLRKDGWLEIHIWDFHTDATNKPIMMHCHVKSYDQCNLTGLLVQGIEFRPAKVVFASSP from the exons ATGTCTTTGACGGATGATTTTGAACACCTTAGAATTCAGTTGAAAGACATAAAGTTGGCCACCAACAATTTCAGCGACAAGCCTATCGGTATTGGTGGGTTTGGAAAGGTTTATAAAGGAGAGCTCTCACTCCCAAATGGAGAAAAGAAAACAGTTGCTTTCAAGCGCTTAGATCGTCAATATGGGCAGGGGGAGGTTGAATTTTGGAAGGAAATAATGATGCTTTCACAATACAAACACGAGAATCTTATTTCTCTGGTAGGGTATAGCGATGATGATGGTGAGAGAATTCTGGTGTATGAGTATGCATCCGGGGGAAGCTTGGACCGCTATCTCGATAAAACTAGTCTCACATGGACCCAGCTTCTTCAGATATGTCATGGGGCTGCGCGGGGAATAAACCATCTTCATGATCCTGTTGATAGGACGCAACCAAGAGTTCTTCATCGAGATGTCAAGAGCTCAAACATCCTACTCGATGAGAATTTGACTGCTAAAATTTCCGATTTCGGCTTATCAAAATTTGGCCCAGCAGCTCACCAACATTATACATATCTTGTTACCGGTGCTGTGGGTACACAGGGGTATTGTGATCCCATGTATATGGAGACGGGCTCCCTGTCAAAAGAGTCTGATGTGTACTCTTTTGGAGTGGTGTTATTTGAAGTAATGTGTGGGAGATCATGCTATGAATTGTGTAGTAATGGTGAGCAAAACATTTTAGTGCATAAGTGGAAAGAATGTTATCAAGAGAATGGTATAAATGATATCATTTCTAATCATCTAAAGGAACATACTGATGTAAATATAGATAGGGAATCTCTTGACACGTTTGCAAGCATTGCATATCGGTGTTTGCAAAGAAATCGGAAAGAAAGACCAACGATGGCAGAGGTAATCAAAGAACTACTTAAGGCACTTGATATTCAA gaaacatATGGAGATGTTGATGAGAGAAATACATATACAGAATTAGTCAGCATTGCAAATCAGGCCACAACGCCACAACATAATGTTTACACCAGAGATTGGGAGATGATGATAAAACCCGCCCCCATAACTGGCAAATCTCGAACTGAACTTGCATTGCTTCTCTCCCAAGGGATTCATGTTTTGAAGAGCGAGCAT AGGATTGAACGAAACAAGAATGGGGAATATTATGAATTGATAAGTGGATACAAATGTCAGCTTCCCGGAATTACATTTCTAcagtttttcaattttaacactGATGTGTTCTATGG GGGGAAAGGTTTTCCTTGTATCTCGATTAGCTCCTCTAATCAATTGTTAGCATGCCCTCGGTTCTTATCGTTAAATGTCACGTACAACATGAACCTCTTCTACAGATatcttgatgatgttgataAAGGGGAACATGTACCCCTCAAATACAAATTGCATGAAGAGAAAGAATATTGGACATCATGTGTAGCACAGAGAAGAGGCAAATGGCTAATATCCACATTATACCAATTTAATAGCTACCAAAAGGAACATGATTTTAAAATTGAAGTCATAGGCCGGTTGCACCCTGATCATGTTCATCGTAAAGATGTTCATTGTGATAGTTGTGCACTGTTTCTTGTAGGCATTGAATTCGTGCCCGTGGAGCAT ACTGAGAAAGATGGAAATTTAGAGGAGGATGAGATCAACTTTGATATGAAACCAAATCTGGACAATAATTGGGAAGAAAAATTGCCAAGTGATTATGCTGAAATAATCAAATTGTCAAAAGATGATAATATGCAGAGCAAAACTCACAAGGAACTCTACTATCTTCTTCGTAGCGGGTTTTTAATCCATACAAGCATTGAAATA TGGTTCTCTGTTTCTAAAAGTATGAAGAAATGTCATATGCTTCCAGCAATATCAGTCTTGCAAAAAAGATCAACACCGAATTTTTTTTTCTGGATGCAACAATTCAAATGGAAATCTTTTCCGGAATCAAG GTTTGAATTAGTGGCTGAGTGTTGTAAGATAAAAGAGTTTACTATCGTTTGTGAATTGGAATCCCAGCTATTGTCACCGCAAACAACCTATGCATGTTATCTTGTGTACAAACTACCTACAAATCCCTCCTTGGTTAGTGGTCTGCTACAAACAGACGACAAAACCAGGGGTGAGAGCAATCGCAAGCTACAAATTGTCGATTTACTTACTCCTACTCATATCCCATTTATCAGACGCAGAGTTAATGAGCCCCATGACATCCCAAAAAGGACTTGCAGAATAAAAGGCCACCCAAAATTGAGGAAAGATGGTTGGTTGGAAATTCATATATGGGACTTCCACACTGATGCTACCAATAAGCCAATCATGATGCACTGTCACGTGAAAAGTTACGATCAATGTAATCTCACGGGTCTTCTTGTACAAGGCATTGAGTTTAGGCCCGCAAAAGTTGTCTTTGCATCTTCACCTTGA